TGCGCTCCACAAACCGATCCAGATCCAGACAGATCGGTACCTCCATATCAATGGGTTGACCAATGGCAAAGTTACGGCGATGGGGATCATCTTCCCAGCCAAACACTGCCCGAAAGTCCCGTTCACTGGCATCAAATACCTGGCTGAAATGACTGGGGATGGTTTTGACAGGGAGGAGTTCAATGGCGCTACTGGTTTGTGCTTGAAAGGAGCCAGCAGCAGTCAGTTGAGATGTCCGTTTTTTCTGAGCTTTGACCGGATGGCTGGGTTCTTGAAACTTTAATTCAGGTTGGGGGGTAAACATCAACATCGGGGTGAGATTGATCGTCCCATAGGTGCCGGTACCCGCAATCACCTCTTGTAAAAATGTATTCGTCGGATCGGGTGGATTGGCCAGAATTCTGGCACTGGCAGTTCCTAAGGCCACATCGGTGAGCATACAAAAAAACCGCGATCGTACCCCCTGTACCACCAGAAACTTGCCCACCCGCATTTCTTCCACACAAATATCTGGGTGGAGTCGTACTTCTAATCCCTGGCTGAGGGAGCCTTGAATCACCGATCCTAAAGGCTGCTCTGCATTCATAGTGCTGATTGCCCGATGCTTTTGGCTGATCTTAGATCGTTTTGCCATTAACCTATCATTTCCAGACCTAAATCTGTCGACAGATCCACAATCAAACCCATACAGCCTGAGCATCCGATGCCATCAGAAAAGTGGTTATAGGATCAATCGAGCCTGCTGCAAAAAAGCAGGGGCGATCTCAGGGGTATCTCCTGTTTCTGTATTTTGAAAAAGGGCGGTAAAAGCCCCCGCACCCAGCCCCTCCTGGGGCCACATCCGATAACAGGGAATCGTGGTTAAATGAGACTGATAGGGCATTAAATGGGGAATAACCATGGGTCGAAACTGGGGAAATTGTTCCAGAAACCAGTTGATTATCCGCTCATTTTCTTCCGGAGAATAGGTACAGGTCATATAGGCTAAGTAGCCCTGAGGGGCAACTAAATAGGAAGCATTCGCCAGGATTCGTTTTTGGCGATTGGCATTCTTATTTATACTCACGGGATGGAAACAACCAGGGGCGCGATCTCCCTTGGCTAAGAGAGATTGACCCGAACAGGGAGCATCGACTAGTACTACTTGAGCCGTATGGGGAATGGTAGCAGCCAAAACTTGGGAGTCCAGACTGGTAATCACTGCTGTTTGAATTTGACACCGCCTTAAGTTGGCAATCAACATTCCCAGTCGCTTCCTGATTACTTCGTTGCTGACTAGAACTGCTGGCTGCAAGGCCACCCAAGCAAAGATACTTTTGCCTCCCGGTGCAGCACAAACATCAATCAGGCATGCGATCGGGGAGGGAATGGCACATAAAACTGAGGCGGCAAACACGGAAGAAAAGTCCAGACAGTAAAAGTAGCCCTGCTCGTGTAAAGCGGTTTGTCCCGGCTTTGAGCCTAGGGCTAAGCGATCCACAAAAGGGGGTTGCCAAGATGTCGCAGGCTCGAGGGTGAAGGGTAAATCTGGTGGGTGGGGTTGACACCAGAGCACACAGGGCAAATAGGGGCGAGGATGCAGAATCCGATCCAAAAACTGCCCCTGTTGGGCAGATTCAGAGAATAACTGTCGGCTCAGTTTCAACAACAATTTGGATGGTTGATCCATGCTA
Above is a genomic segment from Neosynechococcus sphagnicola sy1 containing:
- a CDS encoding RsmB/NOP family class I SAM-dependent RNA methyltransferase encodes the protein MDQPSKLLLKLSRQLFSESAQQGQFLDRILHPRPYLPCVLWCQPHPPDLPFTLEPATSWQPPFVDRLALGSKPGQTALHEQGYFYCLDFSSVFAASVLCAIPSPIACLIDVCAAPGGKSIFAWVALQPAVLVSNEVIRKRLGMLIANLRRCQIQTAVITSLDSQVLAATIPHTAQVVLVDAPCSGQSLLAKGDRAPGCFHPVSINKNANRQKRILANASYLVAPQGYLAYMTCTYSPEENERIINWFLEQFPQFRPMVIPHLMPYQSHLTTIPCYRMWPQEGLGAGAFTALFQNTETGDTPEIAPAFLQQARLIL